A genomic window from Glaciihabitans sp. INWT7 includes:
- a CDS encoding ABC transporter ATP-binding protein, whose product MSAPALMKPSRSAASSGTLLDFRNVAMQFPNGTVALSGIDLTVNRGEFVTVVGPSGCGKSTLLRIASGLETASEGTAEVDTKRIGYVFQDATLLPWRTVQDNVELLAELNGVKPKERQAKAKEAIELVGLSGFEKNLPKQLSGGMKMRTSLARSLTLEPELFLFDEPFGALDEITRERLNDELLKLFVEKQFAGLFITHSVSEAVYLSTKVIVMSGRPGSIVGTFDVPFPMPRDPDIRFTAEFAELVGEVSHALREGHH is encoded by the coding sequence ATGTCCGCCCCAGCACTCATGAAACCGTCTCGCAGCGCTGCATCCAGTGGCACACTGCTCGACTTCCGCAATGTCGCGATGCAGTTCCCCAACGGCACCGTCGCCCTCAGCGGCATCGACCTCACCGTGAACCGGGGGGAGTTCGTCACCGTCGTCGGACCCTCCGGCTGCGGAAAATCCACCCTCCTGCGAATCGCCTCCGGTCTCGAAACCGCCTCTGAGGGCACGGCAGAGGTCGACACGAAGCGCATCGGCTATGTCTTCCAGGACGCGACGCTGCTTCCCTGGCGCACGGTGCAGGACAACGTCGAGCTTCTCGCCGAACTCAACGGCGTGAAGCCGAAAGAACGTCAGGCGAAGGCGAAAGAGGCGATCGAACTGGTCGGCCTCTCTGGCTTCGAGAAGAACCTGCCCAAGCAGCTCTCCGGCGGGATGAAGATGCGCACCTCGCTCGCCCGCTCTCTCACCCTCGAGCCGGAGCTGTTCCTCTTCGACGAGCCATTCGGCGCCCTCGACGAGATCACCCGCGAGCGACTGAACGACGAGCTTCTCAAGCTCTTCGTCGAGAAGCAGTTCGCCGGCCTCTTCATCACCCACTCGGTCTCAGAAGCCGTCTACCTCTCCACCAAGGTCATCGTGATGTCCGGCCGCCCCGGATCGATCGTCGGCACCTTCGACGTGCCGTTCCCGATGCCGCGGGATCCGGACATCCGCTTCACCGCGGAGTTCGCGGAGCTGGTCGGCGAAGTGTCCCACGCGCTGCGAGAGGGGCACCACTGA
- a CDS encoding ABC transporter substrate-binding protein — translation MHKTAVRSTIAVGMVFAAGIALAGCASASPSSSTAPTAAAGAVDLSGVCPATVTIQTDWNPEADHGHLYQLLGPNPVINADKKSVSGDLYASGKSTGVKVEIRSGGPAIGFSTVSSEMYKDKDITLGYVSTDEAVQLSASLPTTAVFAENDISPQMIMWDPATYPKVKTIKDLATALKDDGGVVRYFQGAAYMGYLQGSGILPEAQTDGAYDGTPAKFVTAKGKDGQQGFATAEPYIYQNEVSAWGKPVNFQLINDTGYPIYPEAMSVRSSELSTLSPCLKKLVPVLQQADVDYISKPAATNKLVTDLVTAFNNGWVYSEKVADFGVSQMKKLKIASNGSNAYVGDMDEARVQKVIDIDTPLFTASGSAPKTGLKAADLFTNEFLDTSIGF, via the coding sequence ATGCACAAAACAGCAGTCCGCTCCACCATCGCCGTCGGCATGGTGTTCGCTGCAGGAATCGCCCTGGCCGGCTGTGCCAGTGCGTCGCCGAGCAGCAGTACAGCCCCGACCGCCGCAGCAGGCGCCGTCGACCTCTCCGGTGTCTGCCCGGCCACCGTCACCATCCAGACCGACTGGAACCCGGAGGCCGACCACGGTCACCTCTACCAGCTGCTCGGACCGAACCCGGTGATCAACGCCGACAAGAAGTCCGTGAGCGGCGACCTGTACGCCAGTGGCAAGTCCACCGGCGTGAAGGTGGAGATCCGGTCCGGCGGACCGGCCATCGGATTCTCGACGGTGAGCTCGGAGATGTACAAGGACAAGGACATCACCCTCGGCTACGTCTCCACCGACGAGGCCGTGCAGCTGTCCGCGAGCCTGCCGACGACCGCGGTCTTCGCCGAGAACGACATCTCCCCGCAGATGATCATGTGGGACCCGGCGACCTACCCCAAGGTCAAGACCATCAAGGATCTCGCCACCGCGCTGAAGGATGACGGCGGAGTCGTGCGTTACTTCCAGGGCGCGGCGTACATGGGCTACCTGCAGGGATCGGGCATCCTTCCCGAGGCCCAGACCGATGGCGCCTACGACGGCACCCCGGCGAAGTTCGTCACCGCCAAGGGCAAGGACGGCCAGCAGGGCTTCGCCACCGCCGAGCCGTACATCTACCAGAACGAGGTCTCGGCCTGGGGCAAGCCCGTCAACTTCCAGTTGATCAACGACACCGGATACCCCATCTATCCCGAGGCGATGTCGGTTCGTTCGTCGGAGCTCTCCACCCTCAGCCCGTGCCTCAAGAAGCTCGTGCCGGTGCTGCAGCAGGCCGATGTGGACTACATCTCCAAGCCTGCCGCCACCAACAAGCTGGTCACCGACCTCGTGACGGCGTTCAACAACGGCTGGGTCTACTCCGAGAAGGTCGCGGACTTCGGCGTGAGCCAGATGAAGAAGCTCAAGATCGCCTCGAACGGATCCAACGCCTATGTCGGCGACATGGATGAGGCCCGCGTGCAGAAGGTCATCGACATCGACACCCCGCTGTTCACCGCCTCGGGTTCCGCGCCGAAGACCGGCCTCAAGGCGGCCGACCTCTTCACCAACGAATTCCTCGACACATCGATCGGATTCTGA
- a CDS encoding ABC transporter permease, whose product MSVAGSGIASGAGAGNSLSPRALRQARINRVYARRANQWWPPLAVLAVLVGLWYLVANYYASQQLAFLVPYPHLVVKAAFADPLFTPQLVADLGNSTQVALTGLVIAIVIGVVWATLMAQAKWVERSLFPYAVILQCIPILALVPLIGALFGYEFLSRVIVTVMISIFPMVSNTLFGLQSTDLAQRELFKLQGASKWTTLTKLQFPAALPSIFVGLRNAAGLSVIGAIVGDQFFQRGTPGLGVLIQVSTSRLNGAGTYAAILTASLLGVAVFLLFGWLSRLAIGKWYDFG is encoded by the coding sequence ATGTCTGTCGCAGGCTCGGGAATCGCTTCCGGCGCGGGCGCCGGAAATTCTCTCTCCCCTCGTGCGCTCCGGCAGGCGCGCATCAACCGGGTCTACGCCCGGCGCGCCAATCAATGGTGGCCGCCGCTCGCCGTTCTCGCGGTGCTGGTCGGGCTCTGGTATCTCGTGGCGAACTACTACGCCAGCCAGCAGCTCGCCTTCCTCGTGCCCTACCCGCACCTCGTGGTGAAGGCCGCGTTCGCGGACCCACTGTTCACCCCGCAGCTCGTGGCCGACCTCGGCAACTCCACCCAGGTCGCCCTCACCGGGCTCGTGATCGCGATCGTGATCGGTGTCGTCTGGGCGACGTTGATGGCGCAAGCCAAGTGGGTCGAGCGATCCCTGTTCCCCTATGCGGTGATCCTGCAGTGCATCCCGATCCTCGCGCTGGTGCCGCTGATCGGCGCACTGTTCGGCTACGAATTCCTCTCCCGCGTGATCGTGACAGTGATGATCTCGATCTTCCCGATGGTGTCGAACACGCTCTTCGGACTTCAGTCGACGGATCTCGCCCAGCGCGAACTGTTCAAGCTCCAGGGCGCGAGCAAGTGGACCACCCTCACCAAGCTGCAGTTTCCGGCGGCCCTCCCGTCGATCTTCGTTGGGCTGCGCAACGCCGCGGGGCTCTCGGTCATCGGCGCGATCGTCGGGGACCAGTTCTTCCAGCGGGGAACGCCCGGGCTCGGCGTATTGATCCAGGTCTCGACCTCCCGACTGAACGGCGCGGGCACCTACGCGGCCATCCTCACCGCATCGCTGCTCGGCGTCGCCGTCTTCCTGCTCTTCGGATGGCTCAGCCGACTGGCCATCGGCAAGTGGTACGACTTCGGCTGA